Proteins from a genomic interval of bacterium:
- a CDS encoding protein phosphatase 2C domain-containing protein, which produces MSWKFAQAVVIGTSHIASGTVCQDSCMLDRVTNANGEEYIMAFASDGAGSAKRSKEGSELATRRICEQIKAAVLENPPDHLFSEKEVIHWVHEIVMEIRHKAYDENIVPREFACTLLGVVTSPRQTICLQLGDGAIVLSKNGAMGMVFRPYSGEYVNATFTLTDVNGLENLKIQFLDYELEQFAVFTDGIQPLALSYATQTPHPPFFEPMLTYMRNPQQFNPVNVNIGLEKLLGSDKVNERTEDDKTLILATRL; this is translated from the coding sequence GTGAGTTGGAAGTTTGCCCAAGCCGTTGTCATCGGCACCTCGCATATCGCGTCCGGCACAGTATGTCAAGATTCTTGTATGCTCGACCGGGTCACCAATGCGAACGGCGAAGAGTACATTATGGCGTTTGCATCCGACGGTGCCGGTAGTGCCAAACGGAGTAAGGAAGGTTCCGAGCTTGCAACCCGGCGAATTTGCGAACAGATAAAAGCCGCGGTTCTGGAGAATCCACCCGATCATCTGTTTTCTGAAAAAGAGGTGATTCACTGGGTTCATGAAATTGTGATGGAGATTCGGCACAAAGCGTATGATGAGAACATTGTGCCACGCGAATTTGCTTGTACCTTGCTTGGTGTTGTAACGAGTCCCCGGCAAACCATCTGCCTACAGTTAGGCGATGGTGCAATCGTGCTTAGTAAGAATGGCGCAATGGGAATGGTGTTCCGACCCTACTCCGGCGAATACGTCAATGCCACTTTTACGCTCACCGATGTCAACGGATTGGAAAATCTTAAAATTCAGTTTCTCGATTATGAATTAGAGCAGTTTGCCGTCTTTACCGATGGAATTCAACCGTTGGCTTTGAGTTATGCGACGCAAACCCCTCACCCACCATTCTTCGAGCCGATGCTTACCTATATGCGTAATCCGCAACAGTTCAATCCGGTTAACGTCAACATCGGATTGGAAAAGCTGCTCGGTTCCGATAAAGTGAATGAACGGACGGAAGACGATAAAACATTGATTCTGGCTACACGATTATGA
- a CDS encoding VWA domain-containing protein, with amino-acid sequence MSDDFDFASQIAFGSDSFADNPDPRVPCLLILDTSGSMRGAPIQALNEALQVFRDEILNDSLATKRVEIGIITFGPVQIVTEFTSPDTFITPVLVAQGDTPMGGAIQAGLKMLNDRKEEYKNNGISYYRPWVFMITDGSPTDDWMTAAELIKEGEQEKALAFFPVAVDGASMSILRKMSVREPLKLQGMKFREFFLWLTASMSGVARTEPGMTVPLESPKGWAEL; translated from the coding sequence CTCCGACAGTTTCGCTGACAACCCCGACCCCCGCGTTCCTTGCCTATTGATCCTGGATACGTCCGGCTCGATGCGCGGTGCGCCGATACAGGCTTTGAATGAAGCGCTGCAAGTGTTTCGCGACGAAATTCTGAACGATTCGCTGGCAACTAAGCGGGTCGAAATCGGCATTATCACCTTTGGTCCAGTACAAATCGTTACCGAATTCACTTCTCCCGATACCTTTATCACTCCGGTATTGGTCGCCCAAGGCGATACTCCAATGGGAGGCGCAATTCAAGCCGGTTTGAAAATGCTCAACGATCGTAAGGAGGAGTATAAGAATAACGGCATCTCCTACTATCGCCCATGGGTGTTCATGATCACCGACGGTTCGCCGACCGACGACTGGATGACGGCGGCAGAATTGATCAAAGAAGGTGAGCAGGAGAAAGCATTGGCATTCTTCCCGGTTGCGGTCGATGGCGCGAGTATGAGTATTCTGCGTAAGATGTCAGTGCGCGAACCGCTCAAACTACAGGGTATGAAGTTCCGCGAATTCTTCCTCTGGCTTACCGCCTCGATGAGTGGCGTCGCACGCACTGAACCCGGCATGACAGTTCCGTTGGAAAGCCCGAAAGGTTGGGCAGAACTGTGA